The proteins below come from a single Larimichthys crocea isolate SSNF chromosome II, L_crocea_2.0, whole genome shotgun sequence genomic window:
- the fam131aa gene encoding protein FAM131A, whose translation MIPKSGKSPADSRKGVGIHEFAALARSSLSGISQAVRDHVTKPTSLAQGRVAHLIEWKGWPKPVDTPAAHSHFSSYCHLTEGEKEARFAAGVAEQFAIAEAKLRAWASIDEDDAEDSNDEDSHTNGQTHTFSDQSSDTPTSNPITGVPCQPEVGGGEAPPSESPLGSSSSSSLLSGRPASHNDPHSSQTNSPTLPSDCMSPFLEEEERLDDHKEQPDPSQEEQSEVCIHNKPEWRPRARSSRFDSCYSTSHSESPGEEDEEDEEGSVFHEVRVWHCSPRSFFSDRASSGVASFDEEERNEEEEEEEEKKEEKEFLM comes from the exons ATGATTCCAAAGTCAGGAAAATCTCCAGCAGACTCGAGGAAAGGTGTCGGCATCCATGAGTTTGCAGCACTTGCCCGATCCTCCTTAAGTG GTATCTCTCAGGCAGTGAGGGACCATGTGACAAAGCCCACCTCCCTGGCTCAGGGCCGGGTCGCCCACCTCATTGAGTGGAAAGGTTGGCCCAAACCTGTGGACACGCCGGCCGCCCACTCCCACTTCAGCTCCTACTGCCATCTGActgaaggagagaaggaggctCGGTTTGCTGCAG GAGTAGCTGAGCAGTTTGCCATCGCTGAGGCCAAGCTGCGTGCCTGGGCGTCTATAGATGAGGATGACGCAGAAGACTCCAACGATGAGGACTCCCACACCAATGGACAGACTCACACCTTCTCCGACCAGAGCTCGG ACACCCCCACGTCCAATCCTATCACAGGAGTGCCATGCCAGCCTGAGGTTGGTGGTGGCGAGGCGCCGCCCTCCGAAAGCCCCCTgggctccagcagcagcagcagcctgctcAGTGGTAGGCCTGCGTCTCACAATGACCCACATTCATCCCAGACCAATTCACCTACTTTACCCAGCGACTGCATGAGTCCcttcctggaggaggaggagaggctggatGATCACAAAGAGCAGCCGGATCCTTCGCAGGAGGAGCAGAGCGAGGTCTGCATCCACAACAAGCCCGAGTGGAGGCCTCGGGCCAGGAGCAGCAGGTTCGACTCCTGCTACTCCACCTCTCACTCCGAGTCtcctggagaggaggatgaggaggacgaggaaggcAGCGTGTTTCACGAGGTCCGAGTGTGGCACTGCAGCCCAAGAAGCTTCTTCTCCGACCGGGCCTCCTCTGGAGTAGCATCGtttgatgaagaggagaggaatgaagaggaggaggaggaggaggagaagaaggaagagaaagagtttttgatgtga